In Candidatus Dependentiae bacterium, the genomic stretch CACATGCTCAAGAAATTATAGCTCGTCGGTTAAACCAATTTTCTGAACTTTTACACATTGATCGCACACGATTAGCCCGTTGGGCATATGTGCAAGCTATTATTGCTACATGCTGGGCATGTGAAGATCAAGATCCAAGTTGGCAAAATTTGCTCTCTATAGCCACGTTAATCCAAAATCAACTATAAAATATTCTCTTTTAGCTTTTTATTGAAACAGTGCGATCAAAAGTGTTATGTCTCAGTAAAGAGTTTTTATAATCAGTTACTCAAAAGAGAGGTTTTATGACAATACGTTTAGTTGCATTACTAAGTATTTTAGCAGTGCCTTTTAGTGCCCAACCCATGTGTAATCCGTGTATTGTGCAACAGTCTTCCTCTATTGCAAGTGCGACATTTCCTTCCTCAGTAGCATTTTCTAAAGATGGATGCCTTGCTATAGCTAACGCTAATCCTGGAAATAATACAGTAACTATTTATAAACCAAATTCTGATTGTACTGTACCAACTAACCCGATTGCCACTTTAACAAGTTTGAGTGGTGTTAATCAACCAGGACAAGTAGCATTTTCACCAACAGGATGTTTAGCTGTTTTAAATATTGATACAGTAACTCTCTATAAAGTAGATCCTACAACATGCACAGCTCAAGATGTTGCTGTAACAACTTTAACAAATGCTAATGGTCTTGATAGTCCTGTTGCACTAGCATTTTCTCCAAATGGCTGCTTAGCAGTTGCTAATAGAGGTAATGATACAGTAACTATCTATAAAGTTGATCCAGCCACTTGTTCTGTAGATGTTACTCCTGTAGCTACACTTGATACTACCAATGGTATTAACTCTCCAGTAGCTGTAGCATTTTCATCAACTGGATGTCTTGCTGTTGCTAATACAGGTATTTTAAGTGATGGTACTGATAGTACAGTTACTCTCTATAAAGTAAATGCTGATTGTACCGTAGATGATACTCCTGCTTTTACCTTTGATACTACTTATGGTATTGTAAACCCAACTGCTTTAGCATTTTCCACTTCTAGTGCCTGTTTAGCAGTTGCTAATAAAGGAGTTATTGGTGATGGCACCGATAGTACAGTAACTGTGTACATTATAGATATAGCTACTTGTTCATTTGGGGGATCATCTGAAAATGATCACTCTACGTTGACTAATGCTAGTGGCATTAGTAATCCTACTTCAGTAGTATTTTCACCTAATGAATGTCTTGCTGTAGCTAATGCAGGCAGTTTAAATGATGGTAGTGATAGTACGGTAACTATATATACTGTCAATACGGGATTCTGCACAGTTGCTGACAGTGCTAACTCTACTCTTACTAATGCTAGTGGTATTAGTAATCCTGCTTCAGTAGCATTTTCACCTAGTGGCTGTCTTGCTGTTGCTAATAGTGGAACTCAAAATAACGATGATTCAGTAACTCTTTACACTGTTGATCCTAGCACTTGCAGTACACCAGATGCGGCTACAGCAACTATTGCCAATAAAAGTAGTTTAATATCTGCAAGTGATCTAGCATTTTCACCTAGTGGCTGCCTTGCTGTACCTCAAGGAGGTTTTGGCATAGTTAGTATTTATACTATTAGCTCTGATTGTACTACTACAGCTACACCGGCTGTAGATCTAAGATCTTTTTCGCCTAATGTTATAGCTTCTGCATTTTCATCTAATGGGTGTCTTGCTGTTGCTGATGAAGGAGGAGTCGCTAATGGAACTGATAGTACTGTTAAAATATATAAAGTAGATCCTGCTACTTGTACAACACAAGATAATCCTGTATCAACACTTACTAATGCTAGTGGTATTAGTAATCCTAGAGCACTAGCATATTCTGCTAGTGGGTGTCTTGTTGTAGCAAATACGGGTGTTATAGGCGATGGTAGCGATAGTACTGTAACGTTTTATAAAACCAACACTGCTGATTGTACAACACCTGATACCGCATTATTTACTCTTACAAGTGCTGATGGTATAAACTTACCTACAGCAATAGCTTTTTCGACTACCGATTGTCTTGCGATAGCTAATAGTGGTAATAATACAGTAAATTTATATACTATTGATCCTGTAACATGTAAACCTACTGCAACAGGTACTATTACTAATGGCGTAGTAAGTCCTCTATCGCTAGCATTTTCTTCTACTGATTGTTTAGCTGTAGGTAATCTAGTTATGAATAGTACTAACACTGTAACTTTATACAAAGTAGATACTGCAACTTGTTCAGCGCAAAATAATCCACTCGTTACTCTTACTGATGCTGACGTAATTTTTGCTTTTTCTTCTCAAGGGTGTTTTGCTGTAGTAAATGGTGCTCGTACTAATGTTAACATTTATAGCATAGATTCAGCTACTTGTTCTCTATCAGCAACGCCTCTAAGTACTTTGGGAGAAGCTCAAGGGTTAGGCTCTGTGCAAGATTTAGCGTATTCACCTTCGGGATGTTTAGCGGTAAGTAATACAGGCGGTAGTCAGCCAGGTATCATACTATTTAAAAACAACTGTACACCAACACCAACAGTAACGCCATTGCCCGTAAATAAAAAGTTTAGCTGTTTAGCCAGAGCTATACTTAATAAATATTGTACTGCTAACTAATTAGCTAGTTAAATTATAAGGGGCATTGCCCCTTATGATCCCCAGGTAAGTAGCTAACAAGCAAAGAGGCCACTATGCGTGGCCTCTTTTAGTAAATTATCTAAGCTTTAATAAAATTTTCTCTCTATAAAAGCTTTTGCAGGAGTGCATTGATCTATATGCTCTTCGAGCGAAAAAGTAGATCCTTTAAACCTTAAAGAAACTTCGCCCCCTGTTTTGCCATTGCGATTTTTAAGTACTACTAGCTCGAGTGTTGGCTGGCCTGTAAAGTGAGCATTAGCTTTAGACTCGTTCCATATACCTATAATAGAATGGGCATCTTGTTCTATATCGCCTGCTTCACGTAATTTATTTTCTTCCATATCTCTTTTTGAAGTCACTTCACGATTAAATTGAGCACCTAAAACGATGGGTAATGATAGCTTAAGAGCTGCCTCAAGAAGGTATTCAGATATTTTTTGAAGTTCAAGCTGACGGCTTGCAAAGCGACCTTTGATTTTAATTTTTTGTATATAATCAATAAACACTGCCTCAAGAGGGTAGCGATCTTTAAAGTTAGCTAAAAAGCAGACTAAATCTTCAACATACAAATGCTCATCAACCAAAGCTAAGCGATTATCATTTACTAATCGAGTAAGATTCTTTTTGCCTTGCTCTATTTTTTGTAACTGTTCGGTTACTAGAGACTTTGTCTGCCAGGCCATCGAAGTGCCCATAAGATAAGCAGTTAACAGTTCATTATTAAAATGAGCGTCAAGTTCAACTTTACAGATACTATTTAAAATATTTAAAAGAAGTTGCTTTCTTGTTACTTCGTAGCTACAAAAAAGAAAAGTGGCTTGTGCATTATGTTGTATCAGATTTAAAAAAAGATTAAGTAATAAGGTTGTTTTACCATGACTCGGGCGTCCTGCAATAATAGTAAGAGACTGGGTAGGAATTTTCCAGATACTATCAAGACTTGCGTACCCAGTAGAGAAATTCGCAGGTACGTTAACAGTATCTTTTATAAAATCATCTAAAGTATAAAAGGGATTAATTTGTTGATTACCAGTAAGTATAAAAGGTTGCCTTGTAATAGGAGCAACCTCCTGGGTATCTAAAGAAGCAATCGGAAAATTGAGTAATTTTGCCTGTAAGCGTGAAGTAAGCTCTTTATGCTTCATGTAAGTTATGCTGCGTTGCGATATTCCTGAAGATTGTTTTCAGATACATACCATTTTTGATCAATTTTTTGACCCTTAAGTTTACCTGAACGGATAAGCTCACGTAAAGTGCGTGGATGTATTTTAAGAAGAGTGCTTAATTCTTGTACGTCGTATAAAACAATGGTATCAACTGTTATTGGCATAAATATATTCCTTGAGAGATCAAAAATATTATTAAAGTGTTATGCCTTTAAGAATAACCTAAAAGAGTCTTTTAGTACACGAAAATAGAAAAAGGCAACAAGAAAGGCAATAACGCAGGATCTTTTACAATCATAGCTCCAGAAAGCCTTGCAGTTATTGCCTTATTTTTAAATACCTCTTATCTACTTATCAGCATAGCATACTTAATTTTATTTGTCAAGCTGAAATTTAAAATTGGCATAATTTAGATTAAAATATCCATGCGTTGGGATAATTCTTGTGCTGAAATAAACTCTATGCCCTTAGGGTGCTCGTATACTTTTTCTTCTTTAGGTAAGTGTGGCATAAGCTCCGTTTTACATAAACCTGTAGTTGGCAAGCCTTGATTATACCAATCAGCTAAGCCGCCAAGGTATGCATATACTTTAGTATATCCTAGAGCTTTTAGTAATTTGGCTCCCTCGTAAGTAGTATAATCTTGAGAGTTGGTACTATAGACAACTATCTCAGCTTCTTTTGAGAATTGTTTTACATACTCTGCAAGATCTTCTAAAGGGACATTAATGCTGCCTTCTATATGACAACTATCATATGTTTTGTCTCCTAAGACATTAATTATTTGACTGCGATTCATGGTAGCCTCCTGTTGCTTTTAGTGAATGTTATTCTTACTATAATAACAATTTTATAATTCAAAAGTAAATATTTTTTGTATTAAATCAGAAATTATCAATTTTATATTTTATATATTAATTTACATTAGTATAGAGGCGTGTTATTGTTAAACTATAGATTGTAAATACAGAAAAATATAATTATATAGCAAGGTCTCTATGAAAA encodes the following:
- a CDS encoding beta-propeller fold lactonase family protein — its product is MTIRLVALLSILAVPFSAQPMCNPCIVQQSSSIASATFPSSVAFSKDGCLAIANANPGNNTVTIYKPNSDCTVPTNPIATLTSLSGVNQPGQVAFSPTGCLAVLNIDTVTLYKVDPTTCTAQDVAVTTLTNANGLDSPVALAFSPNGCLAVANRGNDTVTIYKVDPATCSVDVTPVATLDTTNGINSPVAVAFSSTGCLAVANTGILSDGTDSTVTLYKVNADCTVDDTPAFTFDTTYGIVNPTALAFSTSSACLAVANKGVIGDGTDSTVTVYIIDIATCSFGGSSENDHSTLTNASGISNPTSVVFSPNECLAVANAGSLNDGSDSTVTIYTVNTGFCTVADSANSTLTNASGISNPASVAFSPSGCLAVANSGTQNNDDSVTLYTVDPSTCSTPDAATATIANKSSLISASDLAFSPSGCLAVPQGGFGIVSIYTISSDCTTTATPAVDLRSFSPNVIASAFSSNGCLAVADEGGVANGTDSTVKIYKVDPATCTTQDNPVSTLTNASGISNPRALAYSASGCLVVANTGVIGDGSDSTVTFYKTNTADCTTPDTALFTLTSADGINLPTAIAFSTTDCLAIANSGNNTVNLYTIDPVTCKPTATGTITNGVVSPLSLAFSSTDCLAVGNLVMNSTNTVTLYKVDTATCSAQNNPLVTLTDADVIFAFSSQGCFAVVNGARTNVNIYSIDSATCSLSATPLSTLGEAQGLGSVQDLAYSPSGCLAVSNTGGSQPGIILFKNNCTPTPTVTPLPVNKKFSCLARAILNKYCTAN
- a CDS encoding helix-turn-helix domain-containing protein codes for the protein MPITVDTIVLYDVQELSTLLKIHPRTLRELIRSGKLKGQKIDQKWYVSENNLQEYRNAA
- a CDS encoding rhodanese-like domain-containing protein, whose protein sequence is MNRSQIINVLGDKTYDSCHIEGSINVPLEDLAEYVKQFSKEAEIVVYSTNSQDYTTYEGAKLLKALGYTKVYAYLGGLADWYNQGLPTTGLCKTELMPHLPKEEKVYEHPKGIEFISAQELSQRMDILI